The Halostella limicola genome includes the window CGCTCCCTGCGGTCGCGCTCGGTAACCCGCTCACTTCGTTCGCGGGTACTCGCTAGGGTGGTCGCTGACGGCGAAACGGCGGCACCGCCGCCGTACGATCGCCGCTCCGGCCGCCTGTCCTTCCCCTTTTGCCGGACACGCTCTCCGAGCGGTCCGTTGCAGTCGGCGTCTCTCCGCGGTCTACCGCGCGTTCAGCGTCTCGACGATGGCGTCCAGTTCCTCGTGATGGGTCGCCTCGCGGGGCGCGGTCAGCGGCGAGACGCTCACCTCGCCGTCGACGACGGCGCGGCGGTCGGAGCCGACCTCGTAGCGGTCGCGGACGTCGTCGATGTCCGGGAAGGGGTTCTCGTAGCCGACGGTGTGGGGCCAGAACTTGTCCCGGAGGGCGACGTGGCGCTCGCCCTCGCCGACGGTGAGGTCGTCGGGCACACCGGCGTCGTGGTCGACGGTCACGTCGAAGTCGTCGTCCGGGTGCGTGACGCGGATGCGGGGGTCCTCGGCGTCGATGGGCGCGTTGACGTTCAGTACGTCGACGGCGTCGAAGACCCCCGCTTCGAGCGACCGGGAGACCAGTTCGCGGGCGACGGCGGCGGGGGCGTCGAAGTCGTAGTCCGCGGGCGGATGCGGGAAGAACTCGGCGTTGTGGTAGGCGGAGACGGCGACGGCCGGCGTGCCGAGGAAGGCCGCTTCCATCGCCGCGCTGACGGTGCCGGAGCGGCCGATGACGTACGCGCCCATGTTCGGGCCGTGGTTGCAGCCCGACACCACGAGGTCGAACTCGCGGTCGAGGCCGCGGAGGCCGTAGGCGACGCAGTCGGCGGACGTCCCGGCGACGGCGTAGCCGCGGTCGCGCTCCGCCAGCGTGGCGTGGGTCGAGCGCTTGCGCCCGACGCCGGACTGGTCGTCGGCGGGGGCGACCACCGTCACGTCGCCGACGGTCCCCAGCTCCCGGTGGAGCGCCGCCAGGCCGTCGCCGTCGATGCCGTCGTCGTTCGTGAGGAGGATGTCGGTCACGTCGTTCGGTGATACGAACCCGCTCCCGTAAGCCTGCCGAAGCGCTCCGCGGAGTCGCCGGCTTTTATCCGGTACCGGCGCGTGGGAACGCCCATGAGTGTCCGCGAGGTCGCCGTCGACGCCTACCGGGAGGCGTTGCCGGTCCTCGGGGCGAGCGCGGTCGGCGGGCTCTTCGCCGGCGCGGTTCTCAGCGGCATGCGCGCCGAACTGGAGGCGGTCGCCGGCCTGCTGGTGCTCGTCCCCGCGCTGCTGGCCACGCGGGGCAACGTCTACGGCGCGCTCGGCGCGAAACTCTCCTCGGCGCTCCACCAGGGGCTGGTCGATCCGGTGTTCGATTTCGACGACGAGCGCCTGGTGGCCGCCGTGACCGCCGCGATGGCCAACGGCGTCCTCGTCAGCGTGTTCGCGGCGGTCGTCGCGTACGCCGTCCTGGTCCTGCTCTCCCGGCCCGCCGCGTCGCTCGTCACGCTCGCCGCCGTGGCCTTCGTCGCGGGCCTGCTGTCGGGGATCGCGCTGACGGTCGTCGTCGTGTTCGCCGTGTTCGCCGGCTACCGGCGCGGCCTGAACCCCGACACGCTCGTCGGGCCAGTCGTGACGACGACCGGCGACGTGTTCGGCATGGCGACGCTACTGATAGCGGTCAGGATCGTGCTGGCGCTGGGAGGGGGCTGAATGGGCGGTTCTCGCGGCGGCACGTGGTCGGTTCGGGGCATCGCCCGGGCGATGCTTCCGCTGCTGGCCGTCCTCACGGTCGTCGAGGTCGGCAGCGGTCTCGTGCTCGACGCGTTCGAGGAGCAACTGCTGCGGTATCCCTCCCTGCTCGTGCTCGTCCCGGTCACTATCGGGACCGCCGGCAATCTGGGGAGCATCCTCGCGGCCCGCCTCTCGACGGCGTTTCACCTCGGGACGCTCTCCTTCGCCCCGGACGACGACCGCCTGCTCGGCAACGCCGCCGCCACGGTCGCGCTCGCGCTGACGGTCTTTCCCGTCGTCGGGGTCAGCGCGTGGCTGGTGACGCTCGCGACGACCGGCACGGAACTCTCTCCGGGCACCGTCGTGCTGGTCGCGACGATGTCGGGTGCCGCGCTGGCCGTCCTCGCGGTCGTCGTCACGCTGATCGCCACCTACGCCGCGTACCGCTTGCGGCTCGACCCGGACGACGTCGTCATCCCCGTCGTGACAAACACCTGTGACGTACTGGGTGTCCTCGTTCTGTTCGCAGTGGTCCGGATACTCATCTGAGGCGGAAGTGTCAAGTACACGTATCACCGCGGTGGGGGTATGCGACGACGCCGCTATCTTCACGCAGTCTCTACGACTACCGCCGCCCTCGCGCTCGCCGGCTGTACCGGCGCGGTGGGGGACGGCGGGGACGGGAACGCGGGCTCCGACGACGACACGACGACCACCGCCGACGGGAGCCGACAGGTCGACGCGGCCATCGCGGCGGCCGTCGGCGAACTCAACACGGCCGCGGGCGAACTCGACGCCGCGCAGGCCCGCTTCGCAGAGGACCAGTCCTTCGAGTTCGAGGGCGTCGCCGATCGGGTCGAGACGGCCCGCTCGGAGCTCGACGACGCCGAGCCGGACGCGTCCGAGGAGCAGCGGGCCGTCATCGAGGAGGTCCGCGAGTACGCCGCGGTCGTCGCCGCGATGAACGACGCCTTCCTGACGCTCGTCGGCGCCGAGGACCGCGTCGCCGAGGTGCGCTCCGCCGTCGAGAACGAGGAGTTCGACCGCGCGGGCGGCCTCGCCGACGACCTGGCGAGCGAGACGGGCGACGCCCGGTCGACCCTCGACGGCGCGAGCGACGCGGCAGCGGGGATGGACGCCGACGTCCTCGAGGCCCGGGAGTCCGTCGAGATCGCCCGGCTCCGCGACGGGTACGACCAGCTCTCTGCGCTCGCCGCGGGGTTCGACGCGCTCGCCGTCGCCTACGGCGACCTGATCGACGGCCGGGCCGCGCTGGGCGAGGGCCGCGCCGCCGCGGACGACCGCGATTACTCGGCCGCCGCGGAGGCGTTCGACCGCGCCGCGGGGCGCTTCGAGTCGGGAACGACCACCGCGGAGGACGCGCTGACCGAGGAGCCGCCGGAGCGAGTCGGGTCGGAACTCCGCGCGCTGTCGTGCCGGGGCGGCCACCTCGCGACCGCCGCCAGTCACTTCCACGCGAGCGCGGAGGCGGCGGCCGAAGGGGACCACGCCACCGCGCAGGAGGAGCGCGAGGCGGCGGAGGACGCGCTCGACGCGGTCGCGGAGTGCTGACGCGCTCGGCGCCGACGCGACCGACGGAACTTTGCTCGCTCCGCCGTCAGGGTGACCCGTGCAGTGGCTCGTCGACCTCCTGCTCGGCACCGTCCTCCCCCGCGTCGCCAAGATAACGCTGTTTATCGCGCTCGGTGTCGGCCTCGCGAACCTCGCCGTCGAGTTCGGCGCGGTCCGCTACATCGCCGGCCTGGCCGCGCCGCTGACCGACCCCGCGAACCTCCCGCGGGAAGTCGGCACCGCCATCCTCACGACGACCGCCTCGACGACGGCGGGCTACGGCATGCTCGCCGAGTTCCGCGAGTCCGGCACGCTGGACGACCGCGCGACGCTCGTCGCCATCACCATCAACACGTTCTTCGGCTTCGTCCAGCACATCTTCACCTTCTACGCGCCGGTGCTGATCCCCATCCTCGGCCTCGAAGTCGGCCTGCTGTACGTGGGCACCCGCGCGGCCATCGCGCTCGCCATCACCGCCGTCGGCGTCATCGCCGGCGCGCTCTTGCTCTCCGAGGAGAACGTCGACCCGGTCGCCACGCCCGACGACGTGGAGGGGCCGGACCCCGACGAGACCACGCTCGCGGAGAAGGTCCGCGCCGCGGCGGCGAGCACGGAGTCGAAGGTGGTCGACATCCTCCCGCGGCTGCTCGTCGTGTACGCGCTGGTGAGCGTCCTCACGGCCCGCGCCGACCTGACGGAACTCACCGCCGTCGCGGAGCCGCTGACCTCGCTGCTCGGGCTGCCGGGCGCGGCCGTCCCCGTCATCGCCGTCTTCGCGTTCGACACGACGAGCGGGGCCATCGCCATCGCGCCGCTGCTCGGCGACACGTTCACGCCGCGCCAGGCCGTCGCGACGATGCTGGTCGGCGGCATCGTCTCGTTCACCGTCTCGACGTTCAAGCGATCCATCCCGTTCCAGTACGGGATCTGGGGCCCCGAGTTCGGCTCGAAGGTGATAGCGGTGAACACGGGCCTGAAGGTGGCGTTCATCGCCGTCGCCCTCGCCGTCCTGCTTTCCCCGCTGT containing:
- the surE gene encoding 5'/3'-nucleotidase SurE; protein product: MTDILLTNDDGIDGDGLAALHRELGTVGDVTVVAPADDQSGVGRKRSTHATLAERDRGYAVAGTSADCVAYGLRGLDREFDLVVSGCNHGPNMGAYVIGRSGTVSAAMEAAFLGTPAVAVSAYHNAEFFPHPPADYDFDAPAAVARELVSRSLEAGVFDAVDVLNVNAPIDAEDPRIRVTHPDDDFDVTVDHDAGVPDDLTVGEGERHVALRDKFWPHTVGYENPFPDIDDVRDRYEVGSDRRAVVDGEVSVSPLTAPREATHHEELDAIVETLNAR
- a CDS encoding nucleoside recognition protein translates to MQWLVDLLLGTVLPRVAKITLFIALGVGLANLAVEFGAVRYIAGLAAPLTDPANLPREVGTAILTTTASTTAGYGMLAEFRESGTLDDRATLVAITINTFFGFVQHIFTFYAPVLIPILGLEVGLLYVGTRAAIALAITAVGVIAGALLLSEENVDPVATPDDVEGPDPDETTLAEKVRAAAASTESKVVDILPRLLVVYALVSVLTARADLTELTAVAEPLTSLLGLPGAAVPVIAVFAFDTTSGAIAIAPLLGDTFTPRQAVATMLVGGIVSFTVSTFKRSIPFQYGIWGPEFGSKVIAVNTGLKVAFIAVALAVLLSPL
- a CDS encoding magnesium transporter is translated as MGGSRGGTWSVRGIARAMLPLLAVLTVVEVGSGLVLDAFEEQLLRYPSLLVLVPVTIGTAGNLGSILAARLSTAFHLGTLSFAPDDDRLLGNAAATVALALTVFPVVGVSAWLVTLATTGTELSPGTVVLVATMSGAALAVLAVVVTLIATYAAYRLRLDPDDVVIPVVTNTCDVLGVLVLFAVVRILI
- a CDS encoding magnesium transporter — its product is MSVREVAVDAYREALPVLGASAVGGLFAGAVLSGMRAELEAVAGLLVLVPALLATRGNVYGALGAKLSSALHQGLVDPVFDFDDERLVAAVTAAMANGVLVSVFAAVVAYAVLVLLSRPAASLVTLAAVAFVAGLLSGIALTVVVVFAVFAGYRRGLNPDTLVGPVVTTTGDVFGMATLLIAVRIVLALGGG